The Meleagris gallopavo isolate NT-WF06-2002-E0010 breed Aviagen turkey brand Nicholas breeding stock chromosome 20, Turkey_5.1, whole genome shotgun sequence DNA window CCTACGCTTGGGCAAAGCTTTCAGAACAGCCCAACAAGGTAAAGCAACCCAAAAATTCTGAAACAAGCAGGCTGGGTCGCCTGCACCTTACCTGCAGGTTCAAGGCAAGGTGGGTTTCCTCTGGGCAAGAAGTGCTCCAGTCAGTGCTCCTGGCAGCCAACCACCACCTGCCCCATCccagtgtttgctttttgcagGTTTGCACACCGAGCCACCAATGACAACAAACCAGGCCATGAAACATCCTACCAAGAAGACCCAGGAAAAAGTGCAGCAAACCAAGCCCTGCTGGAAAACACCGGAACAGGACCCGGTTCTGATAGTTCTGGAGAAGGTGCTTCTCTACAGCCATTTCTTCTTGTcgctctttttttttgctgttatttctaTAAAATGGAGCAGTTAGGGACCAGCTCTCTGTGATGCTCGCTCAgtctttctccattttatttcttcaaagccctctgctgtattttcttttactgctcaATTCAAACCAGCTGTTATGGTTGCCtaaattagaaacaaacaaaaaaaaaaacacccacaaacCACAACCAGAGCATAAAGTCTGCATGGTGTGTGCATTGTACTCTAGTTCTGTAAACATACATATATTCTGAAAGTGCTCCGTAGGCTACCAAAGTAATTAGATAAAGCTTAATGGAACTTGAAGAGAATATCTTAATTCTATCCAATAGTAATTCTTACAACTATGTCAGAAAAAGGGACCTAAAGCCCTTTCTCATTTACGGAGATGTTTTTATTTGAGGAAAGACATTTAAGAATTCCTACTCAGataattaaataaatcaaagtATGAAGCCTTTGTTCTTTTATTACAGTGATTTTCAGTGAGATCTGCAACATACAGAAATCCAGAGTGGTAGGATCACCAGGATTATGGGGGAGCAATGCTTGGGATGTTTAAAATATCATACTTCTGAACTTCTGTATCTCACCTAATTCCTTGAACTCCTATTGCAATTGGCTGCACCTAAACCAACACAACCAACCTGGAAAGCAGTCCCAGCACACTGCCTCTAAAACCACTGAGACAGACCTCACCCCACAGATCACTACTAAATGTAACTTATTCTGTGGCACTGGAGTGTAAGTCTATGCCCTAAGCAACAATTCATCTGCAAAGGCAGGACCACATTCCCTGCACCACGTGGTTACAAAGGCAAGCAGGAGGCTTGTTTGCATTACAGAAGATGTGTTAGGACTCAATGTTAGTATCAGATCTAGCTGAGATCTTAGTACTTGCTGTAAAATCAAGTTCACAAAATCCATGAAAACAACCCTCTTTGTGCATTGCTGCATGGTTCCATATTTCTCAAAACCCTGCAACCTCACATCTAAGATCTAAGCCACAGACAGGAGGGAAAACACTTTTATTTAAGAGATAATTCGTTCTGACAGTCATCAGATAAACTGTTTCCAAGCCAGTTTACAGATCAGCAACGGGTTTATGTGGCCAGAATGGATACTTCTCCCTGTCCAGTCTGGTTTCAGGAAAAGCTTCATGCAAGTCTTCGTAAGTCATCTGTTCAAATGGAATCATGCTTCTGAGCTTCTGAAGCTTGAAGTGGGAGCAGAGACAAATATGTTACAAGTCACTCATCAgcaagaaagagcaaagcacACACAGGAAAGAACAAGTGTGTGCCAAGCAGGGTTAAAGAAATATTCACAAAACAACATCCATACTTACTTGCTGCTCATACTCAGCAATACGAGCTTTGGAAGCTTTCACATACTCAACAATGTTCTTGGTCTGCAGGAAAGGACATGGTGAACATAGTTACAATAAAGATGTCAATCTAGAGTGAACTTGCAACACCACCTTCTAAGTTCACATGACAATTCTCTGTCATTACACAAGCGGACAAAATCTTGAACAAAATCTAAACCCTTCCCAAAGCAAAAAATCTTTTGCTTAGCCAAAAGCCAAAGACATGCAAAGACCAGAGAGCCATACTCTCAGGCTGCTCTGTCTCTGCAGATGCAAATACAGAATACACCTTCCCTCTCACACCTTCCCATCTTCACAGGACTCAGAGACAAGCCTGGCATTCAGGAACAGTTCAAACACTTACAGCTTCCTGCTCTTGGGCATCAATTTTGGCAGTTTGTGTATCCACTGGTTCAGGGATCTTCAGTGCActgaactggaaaacaaagaaaaatttaaaacatttacatAACCCTTCATGTGAAAGGTCATTCTCCCTAGCAGCAGGGGAGTGTTCCTTCCACCCTTCCTAGGACATGACATGCTCACAAATGCACAGTTTaatgaacttttaaaaaatgatctCTGCATCTTGAATGCATATTTCTCAAGCAGCACCACTCATCTGTATGCTTACAGTGATCTATTACATATTGCATATTATCACCAGGACACGTTATACTATGCATACTCATCACAGCATtgcacacagcaaagcacagcaccacAAGAAAGTCTAACACCAAAGATATATCCTATTGTGGACAGATTTTCCTCAGTTTCCACATCTATCCAAAATCCGTGGGCTCTTTTGGTCTTATAGCAGCCAATTTCCATGCTGCCACTGACAACGCGTGACCTTCAGCAAATGCTTGGctcattctttttcagttcatttctaAATGGAATGACAACCCCACAGGCATCAGTTAGCTTTGCACATTTCTTAGTCTGCAGACCTGCACTTATCATTTTCTACTACTCAGTAAGTTAGAAATACACCAAATGTTTGTTTCAGGAAAGGGACTACCCAAATTTGCTCCTACAGACAAAAGAACTTagtgagttttctttctttcaggtgAGTGACTGATCTGCAGGACATAAAGCAAAGGAAGCTACTAGCCAAAACTGAAAACACCTTCATTCTGGTGCTTTCCACTAAAAGATATTCCCTGTTTAAGCTTCCAAAGAGTAACAACATTCAGCTGACAAAGACACCAACCTTCTTCTGAAACTCATCCACCATGCCAGCTTTAGCAACAGCAGTCTTGTAGTGAGCCCAATCAATGGCAGGGGGTTTCTCAGGCAGTGCAGCCAACCTAAGGAGAGGAAGGACAGCGGTCACCACCAGTGCCAGTACAAACCTGATGCTATCACTTGCTCCCTGCTGCTTTCAAGAGAGTTAACAGACCCTGCTGAGTTGAACAGTAAATATCTACAGGCCCCTTATTAACAAGTAGTGATGAACCAATTCTGTACACTCCCTCCACCCCTGAAACAGATTTTTCCCTATGGACAGCCCAATTCAACCTGCAGCCCCCCTCCACATCACACTACTGCACAGCACCTCTAAGAGACAGCTTTATAACAAACACTACAGGCAGCTCTCAAACGTTAGAGGCAAGAAGCAACGCTAACCGTAATAGCAAGCACTCATCAAGCAGGAGATGCCAAAGCACCCAAAAGAGCCATTGCTTTGTACAGCACTTAACAGAGCGATGAGCttttaaaggcattttatttttcttaaaccCACCAAAGCAAAGCGCTTTCACAGAactagtttttttttcacatcGCAGCTGCAGTTTAACTCTGCAGAGGATTAAGTAAAGAAGATTCACTAAAAGAAACCGCTACCGCCTGCCCTGAAGGCGACCGCCGTGCCGTCTGTCAGATCACCGTGGGAAACTACGGCACGAGACAGCGGCCAGGAGCGCGGCTCCGCGAGGCTGCAGGCGGGACTCACCGGGCGGACAGCGCGTCGCTGCGGGTCTTCAGGGCGTTGAACATGGCGCGCTGGTTGGCGGGCACCCTCTCCGCGAAGGCCGCCCAGTCGATGGCCTTGACGGCANNNNNNNNNNNNNNNNNNNNNNNNNNNNNNNNNNNNNNNNNNNNNNNNNNNNNNNNNNNNNNNNNNNNNNNNNNNNNNNNNNNNNNNNNNNNNNNNNNNNNNNNNNNNNNNNNNNNNNNNNNNNNNNNNNNNNNNNNNNNNNNNNNNNNNNNNNNNNNNNNNNNNNNNNNNNNNNNNNNNNNNNNNNNNNNNNNNNNNNNNNNNNNNNNNNNNNNNNNNNNNNNNNNNNNNNNNNNNNNNNNNNNNNNNNNNNNNNNNNNNNNNNNNNNNNNNNNNNNNNNNNNNNNNNNNNNNNNNNNNNNNNNNNNNNNNNNNNNNNNNNNNNNNNNNNNNNNNNNNNNNNNNNNNNNNNNNNNNNNNNNNNNNNNNNNNNNNNNNNNNNNNNNNNNNNNNNNNNNNNNNNNNNNNNNNNNNNNNNNNNNNNNNNNNNNNNNNNNNNNNNNNNNNNNNNNNNNNNNNNNNNNNNNNNNNNNNNNNNNNNNNNNNNNNNNNNNNNNNNNNNNNNNNNNNNNNNNNNNNNNNNNNNNNNNNNNNNNNNNNNNNNNNNNNNNNNNNNNNNNNNNNNNNNNNNNNNNNNNNNNNNNNNNNNNNNNNNNNNNNNNNNNNNNNNNNNNNNNNNNNNNNNNNNNNNNNNNNNNNNNNNNNNNNNNNNNNNNNNNNNNNNNNNNNNNNNNNNNNNNNNNNNNNNNNNNNNNNNNNNNNNNNNNNNNNNNNNNNNNNNNNNNNNNNNNNNNNNNNNNNNNNNNNNNNNNNNNNNNNNNNNNNNNNNNNNNNNNNNNNNNNNNNNNNNNNNNNNNNNNNNNNNNNNNNNNNNNNNNNNNNNNNNNNNNNNNNNNNNNNNNNNNNNNNNNNNNNNNNNNNNNNNNNNNNNNNNNNNNNNNNNNNNNNNNNNNNNNNNNNNNNNNNNNNNNNNNNNNNNNNNNNNNNNNNNNNNNNNNNNNNNNNNNNNNNNNNNNNNNNNNNNNNNNNNNNNNNNNNNNNNNNNNNNNNNNNNNNNNNNNNNNNNNNNNNNNNNNNNNNNNNNNNNNNNNNNNNNNNNNNNNNNNNNNNNNNNNNNNNNNNNNNNNNNNNNNNNNNNNNNNNNNNNNNNNNNNNNNNNNNNNNNNNNNNNNNNNNNNNNNNNNNNNNNNNNNNNNNNGTCTGCGGGAGTCCCGGCACCAGCCCGAGCCGTGCGTCCATTGCTGCAGCCCCCGCCACCTCCTCGTTCCCCCGGAGCGCCCCAGCGCCCTTCTGCTGCTACTGCACGCAGCAGGGAGAGAAACTTCCccagaaacagaaatttaagtGATGCGCCGCCCCCAGGATGCGTGtggtttttctttgtgtttactTCTGTTCTTACAGAAGATCCCAGTTCAAGAGCTTTACTGGACATATTGCTCTGCAGTCGCTGCAGGTTGTTAACATACAGGTTTTACAAACGTTATCACTGCAAGGTTTCTATAGTGTCTGTACAGCATTTTATACCTGCTTAATTAGAAGTTAAATCCAGGTTATGGCCACAGTAATGGCTACCAGTCTCAGCAAAAATAGGAGATGATATTTTGGAAGACCTCAGCATTTAATTGCTTTGGAGCAGACTGCCTAGCAGGACCTGCactacttttttaaaatgatgtaaGGAAATGGCATGAAAAACAGCCGCACAGGCTTTATCAGCccttctgtgctgcttcagGAAATACTTTTAGTTGTGGATTGCTGGTGATGTGATGACGTGGTTGTATGCCCAGCTGCTGGAGACTGTTCAGAGACAGGACTGGTGCACTGCAAAGGGCGTTTCCAGTAGTTCaaagaaaagggggggaaaaaaagtactttgaaTTGTCACATGCTGTTAATCAGAACTGGAAATCCAAATTTTCTTCCAAGTTTCTTATTTAAACTAGTATGGAAGACCAATGAAACAGAACATGACTACCAGcctttgtattttgttattgcAGTGAAGCAAAACTGCTAAGCCCTGCTTTTCTCTTCACTTTTGCGAGCTTAGTTTGTGGAAGTACTGACGGGGAGACATCTGCCAGCGTGATTGAGCTGCAGCATTTACGGCTGAgttcagatactgaaaaaaatgctgGCTGAAGCATAGAGTCACAGATACACTTTTCACAGGCAAAGGAATCCAGATTCTCAAAGAAAAGCTGTTCAGtgtataatttaaaaatgaaatattttttccccataccATTTAACTGTGCCTGCTTCATTTCTGTACACACTCAACAGGATGAGACGGGAGCATATCTCATCGATAGAGATCCCACATATTTTGGTCCAATACTGAACTACCTCCGACATGGGAAGCTTATCATAAACAAGGAGCTCGCAGAAGAAGGTAAGAGAAACATACAGAAGAAGAACTGCAAGCACTGTTCTATAGCACTTTTAGAACAGCATCTCTTCTCCCTGAACAGACAGCAGTTCTGAACAAGCAAGGAGCTTGGTGACCTTCCCCTGAGTGTGGCTGTGTGAATGATATTAGAGATTGTACCACAGGGTTTCTTAATCCTAGGGAATAATCTTTCCTAAATGCTCTGTTAACCACAAAGGGAGGcagcttgttttcttccagcCTGGGAGCATGAGGTCAGAGGCGCAGTCCGTTTAGCATCCAGGGATTTTCTTACACGTGGGAAAGATTTGGAGTCAGTAGCAGGTATTGCACTCTTGTAGCTGAATTGTCTTTGTTCTGCTCCTTATAAAGTAACAGATTGTCTGCTTTTGATTCCTTCCTTAGGGGTACTGGAAGAAGCTGAGTTTTACAACATTGCATCACTTGTGCGGCTGGTGAAGGAGCGGATACGGGATAATGAGAACAGAACCTCTCAAGTAATGCACATGGATATTTGCATACTGAAGTCAATCGTTTTCTGTAGCACAGTAGAAGGACGTGGCTAGAGGTGCTTTCGGTAGAAGTCCTTTGGCTTGTTTCCAACAGTGATAATCAGTGTTTTTAGTTAAAGCTAAGGCACAGCTAGAAAAGATGATCCATTGTGGTTTCACAAGTACAGGCTACTAAGTCATCTTATTAATACTATAGGGAAAGACAATGAACAGTTAAAAATGCTACAAACAAAGATagggaaacaaaacagactGTTTTGGGAGGTTAGGAATAGTTCAACTCTTCCTTCTATGAACCACGTTCTGCCCTTTATATCAGTCTCTGCTGCTGAACTGATATCCACATCCCAGTACATTCGATTTAAAAAAGAGTAAATGGTTTTAAAAGACAACAAAGTGTTGCTTCCACTGGCACATAGGCACCTGGAAGgcttttaaaaagcatgctAACTCCTTGTAACAGTTTTAGAATCAACTGGATAGTCACGAGAATGAGACCTCTGGAAGCCCATATGGTTGAAACTTCCTCAAATAGCAAGCAGTCAAAGCAGGAGGCCCTGTAAAAGGCTACTTAGTTTCCTAGCTTGATACTAGTACAGCAATTGCTAAACTCCTGCTCATTTTTATTCTCCGTTCTTTAGGGACCTGTGAAGCATGTATACAGAGTCCTTCAGTGCCAAGAGGAAGAGCTCACACAGATGGTGTCCACCATGTCTGATGGGTGGAAATTTGAACAGGTACCAgtaaaaatgtataaatgtgTCTGGTGCTTGTCTAAATACCTGCCTTACAAACACACTTTGGGAAAGACTGTGACACTGGAATATGAGAAGGGATGTGACCTGTTGGCACTTCAGGTCAGAACGGGTCTCTCTGAACAGTCATAGCACAAAAGACAATTGCAGGAATAAAGCAGAAGTCAAGATTTACCAATAGTCATCCTTACCTTGGCTGTCTTCTGTCACACAGCTAATCAGCATTGGATCTTCATATAACTATGGAAATGAAGACCAGGCAGAATTCCTCTGTGTTGTGTCTAGGGAACTCAACAATTCTACCAATGGCATTGTCAAAGAGCCCAGCGAGAAGGCAAAGGTAAGGCATCTCCTCAAATTTATTGTCTTGAATTCCCctatgcaaaggaaaaaaccaCATCTTACATTAGGAGATCCACAATTTGCAGTAGCAGTTCTGTATACcagcttttgtattttcttctgtatgcaTAACCTTCCCTCTCTTAAAAGATTTCCTGGTTTACCATGCATTCAAatgaaggggggaaaaaaaatcaacggggaaagacttggaaaaaaagaggattttgtGACTGAAGGATACTGTGGGAAGAAGACTGacattgttttttctccttcagtccATGCATTTTCCCCAGGACAGCAAcaaaagatgacattttaaaCTCCTGGCAGGCAGCTAAAGCATTTCTAGAGAAGAGACTCTGTTTTAACCAGCCTGTCATTCGGTATGGTAGCATAGAAGCCAACAGGCTACTCTCTCATTCCTTCTCTTGTTAGACTACCTTTCCTTCCTCCACGAAAGCCAAAGACTTGGATCATGAACTTTGGCTTCTAAACTTGCCTGAGTTATTCATAGAGgctctcttctttttcagattCTTCAAGAGCGAGGATCTCGGATGTAATACAAGTGTCCACTCCTCTAGAACTCCCAGATGTCAAAAGGGCAATCTAGTTGGACAGAGCATCTCTCCACAATGCAAACTTGCCCCTGTACAGTAACCAAGCtaatgcaaaacaaagccaaGCCTGTCCTGCCAGTTATGAGTAATTCTGGTCCTAATGAAAGGCTTTTCTTCTATTCTGGAGaacaagaaaggagaaaactcTTCCAGGTGAATTCCAGTCCATTCCacaagtatttgttttatttttttggccaGTGCTCTACTGAATTTTTCCAACAACAGATGCACTGGATTCCCAGTTGGATTCTTTGGAAAGGTTGGTTAGGTCCACGCAGCCTTGTAGTCAGTTCTACCTTACACAGGCTGCCATGAGTGGAAAGATCTGTTTGACCTGTGCTGCTTCTTGCACCTAGGTCTACAACCATCAGAATAGTACAGAGATCTTGCAGTGCTCCCTCCTGATCAGCCAGTCCCCCGTAGATCAGAAAGGGCtttaaaagaaggaacaaaGAAGCTACCtgtaaaaaacaatttttttcattcttgctttgtatttgtttcttatACAGTTCCTAAGAGCTGAGCTTAGATAACAAGGGGAGCGGAGTTGCACGTACATCTAACACAGGTCTTGCTGTTAACACCATTATATATGGGCTCCTGGCATTTTTCAAAGCGCACTGCTTCTCATGCATAAAAACAGACCTGTGTTCGCCCAGAACAGTGACAGAGTAATGGTTCTGTCCTGTACTCTTCTCTGTTGAAGAAGAGTGGTGACATCTTCCCCGTCGATACCTTGCCTTGACCATATATCTTAGCCTGGTGCAAAGTCACAAGGTTAGGGACTTGTTCCTTCCAAGCTCAGCTTTGCCTTGTAGCCAGCAGCATGGGCTCTGTCACCTGCCTTTTCACCAAGGGAGGACTGTGGGCAGAACTTCTTTTGTACTGTAGCAAGCAGGTAGGTTTGATTTTACCCATGGGAGTCTTCACGGAGGAGATCCATTATTTACATGCAGTGATTTAACTGCATCTTCCCTCGTGTCCCCAACCTTTAAAGAGATCACCTCAAATTACACAGGGGCATCACAGAGCTGGAGGGTGTGGGGGGTGTGAAAAGTTGCCAAACTGTTGTAATATATTTTGTCCAATGTGTCAacttctgtgactttttttgAATGCCTTGGATGGATGTGCAAAATGTTCGTTTGTGCCTCTCTTGAACTCTAATCTTAGCCAAATTGCAGTCACTGTTTCCTCTGTGTTAAGCTGTGCCATCCCTAACCAAGGGCATGTCCCTCCTAGTCTGGTAAATGAAATTTCTTAGGAATTTCCTGCTGTGcgtttttctcctttcattcctGCTTTGTTCTTTGTAGCCCATGTGTTCTGGCACTTCGTTTTTTTTGAGTCAAATTCCAAACTGATGCTACATGCAAAGCTTCAGAGATGTTGGAATTCGCAGACATGGACGAGCTCAGAGCAGATGATTCTCAATAAGGTATCAGAAATTCCTCACCTAGTTTGAGGAGTTCGGTTCTTTTATGGAAAAATTCAGCTACCTGTGGTCTCCTTACGGTGTTGAGATGGAAATAGGAAGGTCACCTGTCTTATCACTTATTGCTGGCAGGGCCTAAGGATAGCAAAATATTACCAAAGGTCTGACAACCAGTTCAGTAAACAAGGCATACAGCAAAGGCACAGAGCAACACAGCTGCACTCAGCCTCTTGGTGCATGCTCGTGCCTGTCCTTTTCCATCCTTTGCCAATGTTCCACACCCTCACTGAAGGCTTTGCCTCATTCACAAGAATTGCCAGTCAGTTATCAATGCTAGTTTAGTCCTGGTAACAACAGACCATGCCAAATGTCTTTGAATTCACATTCTGTCAGTTATAGGCTATTGAAACACAGCTGGCTTGCCATTATGCTGAAGAACCcagctctccttccctccatctTCCCTGTTTATAATGTAGTGAGATGGTATTGGTGTGATTAGACCATACAGCTTGGCTGGGCCTAAATAACACTGTGATAGTATAGATATCTCTCCTCTGCCAGTATCTTCTAGTCTCAGTCATTGTGCTCTCAGCTGAGAAATCAAGAATCATCATAATGCAAGTTAACAGCCTGAAAAGCCCTCTAGTTCTCGTATTCATTTGTGTTCTCTCCCTTCCTTGGAGGAGGGAGTTTCTGGGAACTGGAAGGAAATATCAAACTGAAGGTGACAGGGACTGGGTGAGCTGCATCTGTCACATCAGTGCCAGCTGAACACCTCAAACTCACAGCAACACCAATGAGCTCACCTGAAGGGAGACATTCTGGCCAGTACACTTCAAGCAGGTAAAAGCAATACCTTGTTCCAAAATGCCATACATGGTGAAGCCTACGAGAGATTGCAAAAACGATATCATCACTCCCTACTGAGCcacagagagcaaaaaaaacaaaaaacaaaaaaccaaccattATCGGTtgagcagagcagctgtttAACTCATCCATGTGAAAGACTATCAAAGCTGCACCTTGGATCTCCCCTCCACGGTGCTTTCTGCAGCAAGGGCTTGTCAGTGCATTCGAGTCTTGGCTTCGGTTGCACAGGCCTTGAGTTCTACAGAGTTGACATA harbors:
- the ATP5PD gene encoding ATP synthase subunit d, mitochondrial gives rise to the protein MFNALKTRSDALSARLAALPEKPPAIDWAHYKTAVAKAGMVDEFQKKFSALKIPEPVDTQTAKIDAQEQEATKNIVEYVKASKARIAEYEQQLQKLRSMIPFEQMTYEDLHEAFPETRLDREKYPFWPHKPVADL
- the KCTD2 gene encoding BTB/POZ domain-containing protein KCTD2, which translates into the protein MKYFFPIPFNCACFISVHTQQDETGAYLIDRDPTYFGPILNYLRHGKLIINKELAEEGVLEEAEFYNIASLVRLVKERIRDNENRTSQGPVKHVYRVLQCQEEELTQMVSTMSDGWKFEQLISIGSSYNYGNEDQAEFLCVVSRELNNSTNGIVKEPSEKAKILQERGSRM